GGCCGTGTGTTAAATATCCTGTCATTTCTGCTAGAAGTTCCAAGCATATGcaccttcttttttcttttctttcgtcCATGAAGATGAGCTCTCCCGAGCATGATGAGATGGGCGTACCTTCAGTTAGAGTTAGCCGTTTTTCACTTTCATGTCATAATGTTGGCACTAtagtttataaataaataaagggtCTTTGAACAATATTTGGACTGGAATAatattttgtagtgctttttatGTCATGTTGTGCCTTATTGAGTTGCAATAATAGTTGTAGATTTTACAATTTTTATCGTCTTATTTAGCTCGAAGCTAGTTCAAGATCGACTTGAAATCGTTTCAAGCTGAGCAAGAGACATCTTCTACAGCTCGACCTTGAACTGCAGTCAGTATGAGCTCGCTCGAATTATAATATGAGTTGAGCTGAGCCAAGTCCAACTCACTCAAACTCGACTCGTTTGCAGTCCTAATCATGCATGGAGTACGACGAAAACCCCGATGACGGCAATAGCGTCGTGCATGCACGGATGCCAACAACCGGCGTGGTTTGTTAATGGTTGCTCAAGGTTCGTTGGCCCCGGGATGAATGGATCCACCAGCTCCATAGCCTCGCAAAAATAAGTGTGCTCGCAGATCTATCCATCGTCGGGCGTACTATCCCAGCATGACAGGCACACCGGCCACCATAGAACGTGCAGAAAGAAAAAGGATTCCTAAAATGGCGTAATAATTATACGATGAGGGGCCATATCACTTTGCGTACGCTGGTCGAAGAATCGTGGAAATGATGAACACTTCTGCCCATCACCAAGCTTGAGCAGTACGTATTGCCCGGCCCACTTCTGCACAATACACATAGAATGAAACGATGGACATCTCAATGAAATGAAGATGGGTAGATGAATCAGAAGCCGGCCAGGTCGCTCTCTCCTTGAAACCAAAAGGTTCTCTACGAAATGACGTCGGGCTGTCACTCATTGCTCTGTTTTATAATACAGTATAATAAACACTGTCGGTGGGTGAATCAGCGAGCGCAGCCCAACGTTGACGATGAAACCCAGTCGAACGCCTATTTATACCAGAGCATATGACACGAGAAGATTCAACCATGAAAGCCatggcgtcatcgccggcggctaaGCCTAAGCCCACCACCACCCTCCGCGTGGCCGCCTTCAGCGGCTCCCTCCGCAAGGGCTCGTGGCACGGCGGCCTCATCCGCGCGGCCCAGGAGCTGTGCGAGGAGTCCATCCCGGCAGTGGCGGAGCTACCATAAAAAGGTTGGGCGGGCCAGACACTGCAAAGTGTGCTACCAAACTGCAATGTTATGGGTTGGGCTTCCTATAAAATGTTTTTTCCCTTCGgtcctgggcgggccatggcctaTCTGGCCTTGTTGTAGCTCCGCCGGTGCATCCCGGGGCTGCGAATCGACCACGTCGACATCTCCGGCCTGCCGATGGCGAACCCGGACCTGGAGACGGACGACGGCGACGGCTTCCCGCCAGACGTCGAGGCGTTCCGCGACAGGGTCCGCGCCGCCGACTGCTTCCTCTTCGCCTCGCCCGAGTACAACTACTCCGTCACCGCCACGCTGAAGAACGCGCTGGACTGGGCGTCGAGGGGCAAGCACAAGGGATGGGCGGACAAGGCGGCGGCCATCGTCTCCGCGGGCGGCAGCTGCGGCGGGGGCAGGGCGGCGTTCCACCTCCGCCAGATCGGGGTGTTCCTCGACATCCACTTCATCAACAAGCCGGAGCTCCAGGTCAGGGCGTACGAGGACCCGCCCAAGTTCGACGCCGACGGGAACCTCGTCGACGCCGAGACCAGGGAGCGGCTCAAGCAGGTGCTCCTCTCGCTGCAGGCCTTTGCGCTCCGGCTCCAACATTAATTAGGGCTGGGTGGCTGCGTCAATCCCACATTCCCACAAAGCCATAAAAATCCACATTTGGAGTCGTGTTGTGACTGTGTTTGTCTACATTTCACATCAACCGATGTAAtgatttttcttcttctcttttttcttctcaATACAATGCTACAATGTTCTGATCactttttgttgtgtgtttgttgtGATCCGAATTGTGAGTTTATAATCAAttttatttatgaatattatttgagtcttctttgatctcttatatgcatgactattatagccttgtatttctttttcaaaactttgatttggtttggtcaactaaATTGATTTTCATAGATAGAACTAACTAAGAGGTGATCCTCACGCTGCAGGCCTTTGCGCTCCAGCTCCAACACTAACTAGGAGGAGCGGAGGACTGAGCGAAGAAGAAACTTGGCAGTTGGCACCGTACATTACCTAAATGTTAATCTGCATTTCCTTTGGGTGTTGGATATGTATGTATTGTTCACTATTTCACTTTTTTTAGGGTTTAATTTtcacttttgaagttgtgtatgtggTTCTGTAAGAAAGAGTAGCGCTGCTAAtgctactccctccggtcctttttacttcgcatattagatttgtatcaagtcaaactttgcaaaatttgaccaaatttatattaaaaactatcaacatctacaatatcaaatatatAGTATGAAAttacatttcataatgaatctaacaatGTTGATTTAGCATTATGAATgctgatacttttttctataagtttggtcaaagtaaagatactttgacttcagacaaaatttatatgcagactaagagcatctccaacagtcgcCCAGCGCGTCGCGCGCTAAAAACTACTTTGCCGCGCGCGCTTCGCCTGGTTTTGCGCGGCCTGCAACGCTGACTCCAACACCCGCGCAAAAATGCAGCGCACGCTGCTCCAGCAGCACGCAAAAAATCAGCGTGCGCGACTCGCCGGGCATTGCATATATTGCATTTTGGACACAAATGGATTTCAAACATTCAAAAAGCAATGAACATGACATATaaatttcacacaaacaagttgatgaataaaagttcatgcccacaagttcaaaatcatgcccacaagttcatccaaccaagttcatgaCAGAAACGAAAGACACATCAAGCCTCGTCTTCGTCTTCGTTCTCATCTTCGGAAGACGATTCTTCCTCTTCCGAAGatgattcttcctcctcctcatcgcgcaccgcatcacgtgaagctccgatggtgttggcaagatcttcaacggcatcttcatgagaatgtgtgtgaggaggcacaccggaagacattccgcccatggcggccggaggtggacccatgcctcccatgagagaagcaaaactcatgcctctcATGGCGGCCattgcgcctgggggtgctccaaaACCACCCATGCCACCCATGCCTTCCATGGTAGCTCCAAAGCCGCCCATGGCATCTAAGCCGCCCACGTTACCTttgaagccacccatgcctcccatgccgccaaggccaccgccacccatgccgcgAACCATGGCTCTTGCCGtgagtttgtcacggcagatgtcctcgtgaaaggacttagtcatggagccatcactacgggtagcttagaggggttaaaccggacaagggacacgagggtttttaactttttatactagttcggccccttcgatgaaggtaaaagcctatgtctagttgtgtttggtattgctggggactcgatgaccagggagcgaatccgctttgcctggctctcgagttgttgtgtgtgttgtccctaaactattgccgggtcgtccctttatatacataggctgacgcccgccggtttacagagtcccgaggccggatcataaacgtgtccggctcggtctctatcctccctatcttacaatgcaagttacataataagatcggtttacatctacaggccttaactcgcctttgggccttgggccttcgtaaagcgccatcataattacatcttcatgggcttctaatcttcataaggtttaaaatccggctactcctggccggtttacgtccagtaggcatatccccaacattaggccccagattggtttgaacctgttcatgtcaatcttcaatacttagaaaaattcttcccttgcatcttcaccttgatcttgtaaaccgttGTGACGTCATACTTTAGGATCATGTTAAATCACCATGACGTCATCTTGTTATTAAAAATGATACATCTCACCTTCAGTTAATGAGCCTCCAACAATCGAGGCAACCGCTCCTGTTAAGCATCAATATTCCgactccttgattctcgcgcctgtcaccttccccctttaccttataaatagggccaagggtcatttcctttttctcCTTCGTCTCttcgctccttcttcctcctcgcgacgcccctgtacctgagcgccgccgccgtcgccaagctCCGCCTCTGCCTCtccgttggccgctgcatcgacctggttgCATCAGAAAAGCGCGGTGCATCACTGCTACCTCAACCGCTGCGGTAAACTTCCCCTCTTTTCTCTGTAGATCCGTTAGGGTTCATGCAGGTTCCTGTTgctttcttcgtgttcttcgtcaacCCATAGTCAGTAGAACTTGACCTTGATATATTCCGCATAGTAGCTATGAAACTCCTTATCTCAACCATTTGATCCAATCTTTAAGTACATCGTAACTTGATCTGGACTTTTCGTGAACTGCTTCAGGACCAAGTTTTTAAATctcaatatttttccttttcctgacaTACAGTAGATCCAAAATCTCACTGCAGTCTTGTGAACcctgttttaccttacttagtcattcttgccttagatctgtattTTTTATCACATAGACGGTTTACCCTTGTGGAGAGTAATCtgttatataccattagtccccttgtaaaccggcaATCCCTTTATCTCCGTTGTCATACTCCGGTTTAATAGTACATGTATACCTCCGTTTCTACTCATCGCTTTGTCATTCATAACTGTATTAGCCTCCGGTTTACCAATTCCACATACTTATGCATCACCATGAATGAATTGTAAACCGGCATTTCTTTTCAgcttttcacttgcaatggccaagcagttttattcctgcaactgggCTCCCTCCCGGGTTACCGAGGAGCAACATAATGGAATGGTCAAAATTGGTACTTTACCAAAAAAGAATGAGATCCGTTGGCGAGTTCCTGGACCGGAGAACCCTCCTACTCCCAAGCAGGGTGAAgtagtggtgtttgttgatcacataggtCGTGGTTTCAAACTGCCCGAAtcgaagtttttccgggatgtgcttgccagttttcagctccaccctcaagatattggacccaactcggtatccaatatatgcaacttccaagtcttctgtgaagtgtacctaCAAGAAGAGCCAACTGTTGAGTTGTTCCGAGACTTCTTCCATCTGAACCGGCGCATTGAATTTGTAGACggtcccaatactgaacttggcggcgtctccattcagaaaaggaaagaagttgaatttcctcatgctaagctgcacagtcaccccaaagaatggaaccaaacttggttctattgtaaagacacctcccctgaagatgagaaccctttgtcgggttaccgtgctcaccggctcgCCAATACTCATCCACTGCCGCAACGTCTAAGTGCCCAGGAACGGTCCTCATATgaccctcaactcgccaagctccgagcctttatggccaacggtttatcagGTGTAGACTTTGTTCgctgctggatatcctggagcatcCTGCCATTAAGTCACCgcaccggtttaatgtgcgagtatactggcaacgtagaagactcccaacgtcatatctgaaggaaatatgccctagaggcaataataaagttattatttatttccttatatcatgataaatgtttattattcatgctagaattgtatttaccggaaacataatacatgtgtgaatacatagacaaacttaatgtcactagtatgcctctacttgactagctcattgatcaaagatggttatgttttctaaccatgaacaaagtgttgttatttgattaatgaggtcacatcattagttgaatgatctgattgacatgacccattccattagcttagcacccgatcgtttagtatgttgctattgctttcttcatgacatatacatgttcctatgactatgagattatgcaaccccatttgccggaggaacactttgggtgctaccaaacgtcacaacgtaactgggtgattataaaggagcattacaggtgtctccaaaggtacatgttgggttggcgtatttcgagattaggatttgtcactccgattgtcggagaggtatctctgggccctctcggtaatgcacatcacataagccttgcaagcattacaactaatgagttagttgcgagatgatgtattacggaacgagtaaagagacttgccagtaacgagattgaactaggtattggaataccgacgatcgaatctcgggcaagtaacataccgatgacaaagggaacaacgtatgttgttatgcggtctgaccgataaagatcttcgtagaatatgtaggagccaatatgggcatccaggtcccgctattggttattgaccggagacgtgtctcggtcatgtctacattgttctcgaacccgtagggtccgcatgcttaaggttacgatgacagttatattatgagtttatgcattttgatgtaccgaaggttgttcggagtcccggatgtgatcacggacatgacgaggagtctcgaaatggtcgagacataaagattgatatattggaagcctatgtttggatatcggaagtgttccgggtgaaatcgggattttaccggagtaccgggaaggttaccggaaccccccgggagctaaatgggccatgatgggccttagtggaaaagagaagaggcagccctacatgggctgcgcgcctcccccttcccctagtcctattaggactaggagaggtggccggccccctccttctcttttcccccctccgaatcctattccaactaggattggggggggggggggaatcctactcccagagggagcaggactctcctggcgcaccccttgtggccggccagcctcccccctttggtcctttatatactgaggtagaggcaccctagaacacacaagttgatccacgtgatctattccttagccgtgtgcggtgcccccagccaccataNNNNNNNNNNNNNNNNNNNNNNNNNNNNNNNNNNNNNNNNNNNNNNNNNNNNNNNNNNNNNNNNNNccagagggagtaggactctcctggcgcaccccttgtggccggccagcctcccccctttggtcctttatatactgaggtagaggcaccctagaacacacaagttgatccacgtgatctattccttagccgtgtgcggtgcccccagccaccatattcctcgataatactgtagcggagtttaggcgaagccctgctgctgtagtacatcaagatcatcaccacgccgtcgtgctgacggaactcttccccgacactttgcaggatcggagtccggggatcgtcatcgagctgaacgtgtgctcgaactcggaggtgccgtagtttcggtgcttgatcggtcggatcgggaagacgtacgactgcttcctctatgttgcgtcaacgcttccgcagtcggtctgcgtgggtacgtagacaacactctcccctctcgttgctatgcattacatgatcttgcgtgtgcgtaggaattttttttgaaattactacgaaacccatcagtggcatccgagcctaggttatttatgttgatgttatatgcacgagtagaacacaagtgagttgtgggcgatataagtcatactacctaccagcatgtcatactttggttcggcggcattgttggacgagacgacccggaccaacattacgcgtacgcttacgcgagaccggttcccccgacgtgcttggcacataggtggcttgcgggcgacagtctctccaactttagttgaaccaagtgtggctacgcccggtccttgcgaaggttaatacggagtctatttgacaaactatcgttgtggttttgatgcgtaggtgagattggttcttgcttaagcccgtagcagccacgtaaaacttgcaacaacaaagtagaggacatctaacttgtttttgcagggcatgttgtgatgtgatatggtcaagacatgatgctgaattttattgtatgagatgatcatgttttgtaaccgatttatcggcaactggcaggagccatatggttgtcgttttattgtatgcaatgcaatcgcgatgtaatgctttacttttatcactaagaggtagcgatagtcgtagaagcataaacttggcgagacgacaacgatgctacgatggagatcaaggtgtcacaccggtgcttcggagatggagatcacaagcacaagatgatgatggccatatcatatcacttatattgattgcatgtgatgtttatccttttatgcatcttatcttgctttgattgacggtagcattataagatgatctctcactaaatttcaagataaaagtgttctccctgagtatgcaccgttgcgaaagttcttcgtgctgagacaccacatgatgatcgggtgtgataggttctacgttcaaatacaacgggtgcaaaatagttgcacacgcggaatactcgggttatacttgacgagccaagcatatacagatatggcctcggaacacggagaccgaaaggtcgagcgtgaatcatgtagtagatatgatcaacataacgatgttcaccattgaaaactactccatctcacgtgatgatcggttatggtttggttgatttggatcacgtaatcacttagaggattagagggatgtctatctaagtgggagttcttaagtaatatgattaattgaacttaaatttatcatgaacttagtacctgatagtatcttgcttgtttatgttgattgtagatagatggctcgtgctgttgttccgttgaattttaatgcgttccttgagaaagcaaagttgaaagatgatggtagcaattacacggactgggtccgtaacttgaggattatcctcattgctgcacagaagaattacgtcctggaagcaccgctgggtgccagacctgctgcaggagcaacgccggatgttatgaacgtctggcagagcaaagctgatgactactcgatagttcagtgtgccatgctttacggcttagaatcgggacttcaacggcgttttgaacgtcatggagcatatgagatgttccaggagttgaagttaatatttcaagcaaatgcccggattgagagatatgaagtctccaataagttctatagctgcaagatggaggagaacagttctgtcagtgagcgtatactcaaaatgtctgggtataataatcacttgattcaattgggagttaatcttccagatgattgcgtcattgacagaattcttcaatcactgccaccaagctacaagagcttcatgatgaactataatatgcaagggatgaacaagactattcccgagctcttcgtgatgctgaaagctgcggaggtagaaatcaagaaggagcatcaagtgttgatggtcaacaagaccactagtttcaagaaaaagggcaaaggaaagaagaaggggaacttcaagaagaacggcaagccagttgctgctcaagagaagaaacccaagtctggacctaagcctgaaactgagtgcttctactgcaagcagactggtcactagaagcagaactgccccaagtatttggcggataagaaggatggcaaggtgaacaaaggtatatatgatatacatgttattgatgtgtaccttactaatgctcgcagtagcacctgggtatttgatactggttctgttgctaatatttgcaactcgaaacaggggctacggattaagcaaagattggctaaggacgaggtgacgatgcgcgtgggaaacggttccaaagtcgatgtgatcgcggtcggcacgctacctctacatctaccttcgggattaatattagacctaaataattgttatttggtgccagcgttgagcatgaacattatatctggatcttgtttaatgcaagacggttatttatttatatcagagaataatggttgttctatttatatgagtaatatcttttatggtcatgcacccttgaagagtggtctattcttattaaatctcgatagtagtaatacac
The Triticum dicoccoides isolate Atlit2015 ecotype Zavitan chromosome 3A, WEW_v2.0, whole genome shotgun sequence genome window above contains:
- the LOC119273508 gene encoding probable NADPH:quinone oxidoreductase 1, which gives rise to MKAMASSPAAKPKPTTTLRVAAFSGSLRKGSWHGGLIRAAQELCEESIPALRRCIPGLRIDHVDISGLPMANPDLETDDGDGFPPDVEAFRDRVRAADCFLFASPEYNYSVTATLKNALDWASRGKHKGWADKAAAIVSAGGSCGGGRAAFHLRQIGVFLDIHFINKPELQVRAYEDPPKFDADGNLVDAETRERLKQVLLSLQAFALRLQH